The following coding sequences are from one Lujinxingia vulgaris window:
- a CDS encoding SDR family oxidoreductase produces the protein MSLLSAFKGSGPSGFGYGSTAEDVTEGLDLSGKTILITGCNSGIGKESFRVLAARGAHIIAAARTEEKAQATADELGVSAQTTVVACELSEPESVRASVEAVKAASRTIDVLMLNAGIMALPELQVHHGYELQFLTNHIGHFILTQGLREMLSEDARVVALSSAGHQHTPKGGIAFDNLDGRKGYDAWRFYGQSKLANLLFARELARQFEGSERQAYSVHPGVIKTNLTRHMNPILTSLFGMFESLTLKNVEQGAATQCYVAVHPQVDASGAYFADCNEAKSSRYGRDMELARRLWEESERIVEGL, from the coding sequence ATGTCATTGTTGAGCGCGTTTAAGGGGAGTGGGCCGAGCGGGTTCGGGTACGGGTCGACGGCAGAAGACGTGACCGAGGGGCTGGACCTGAGTGGGAAGACGATTCTGATCACCGGGTGCAACTCCGGGATTGGCAAAGAGTCGTTTCGGGTGCTGGCGGCCAGGGGGGCGCATATCATCGCGGCGGCGCGCACCGAGGAGAAGGCGCAGGCCACGGCTGATGAGCTGGGGGTGAGTGCGCAGACCACGGTGGTGGCCTGCGAGCTCTCGGAGCCGGAGTCGGTGCGGGCGAGTGTGGAGGCGGTCAAAGCGGCGAGTCGGACGATCGATGTGTTGATGCTCAACGCGGGGATTATGGCGTTGCCGGAGCTGCAGGTGCATCACGGCTATGAGCTTCAGTTTCTCACAAACCACATCGGGCATTTCATCTTAACGCAGGGGCTGCGCGAGATGCTGAGTGAGGATGCGCGGGTCGTGGCGTTGAGCAGCGCCGGGCATCAGCATACGCCGAAAGGGGGTATTGCTTTTGATAACCTCGATGGTCGCAAGGGCTATGACGCGTGGCGTTTTTACGGGCAGTCGAAGCTGGCGAATCTGCTCTTTGCGCGGGAGCTCGCCAGGCAGTTTGAGGGAAGCGAGCGCCAGGCGTATTCGGTGCATCCCGGGGTGATTAAGACCAACCTGACGCGGCATATGAACCCGATTTTGACGTCCTTGTTCGGAATGTTTGAGTCGCTGACGCTCAAGAATGTGGAGCAGGGGGCGGCGACGCAGTGCTACGTGGCGGTGCATCCCCAGGTGGATGCGTCGGGGGCGTATTTTGCGGACTGCAACGAGGCGAAGAGCAGCCGCTACGGGCGAGATATGGAGCTTGCGCGGCGGCTCTGGGAAGAGAGCGAGCGTATTGTGGAGGGACTTTAA